From a single Prosthecobacter sp. genomic region:
- a CDS encoding KamA family radical SAM protein: protein MHDTPTLPEKEFRSFAPGFWSDKNISPADWNSATWQLKNRITTLRQLEEHLTLSEEERAGVLLSGNKLAMAITPHYFNLMDAADPGCPIRRQVIPRIEETWEDPDEMSDPCGEDSHMPVPGLVHRYPDRVLFLVTDRCASYCRYCTRSRVVSGVGEQELHIEFEAAFRYLERHTEIRDVLLSGGDPLLFSDAKLGALLTRLRAIKHIEFIRIGSRVPIFLPQRITPELCRMLQKHHPLWLSIHTNHPRELTTEVRDGLALLANHGVPLGNQSVLLRGVNDKADIMKSLVHKLLMCRVRPYYLYQCDLIQGSSHLRTSVADGIDIIEQLRGHTTGYAIPQFVIDAPGGGGKVPLNPDYVLLRDEQRVLIRNYEGKTFEYPEPVLVRR from the coding sequence ATGCACGACACCCCCACGCTGCCTGAGAAGGAGTTCCGCTCCTTTGCTCCTGGCTTTTGGTCCGACAAGAACATTTCCCCCGCCGACTGGAACAGCGCCACCTGGCAGCTCAAAAACCGGATCACCACGCTGAGACAGCTCGAAGAGCACCTCACGCTTTCCGAAGAGGAGCGCGCCGGCGTGCTGCTCTCCGGCAACAAGCTGGCGATGGCGATCACGCCGCATTATTTCAACCTGATGGATGCCGCCGACCCCGGCTGCCCGATCCGCCGGCAGGTCATCCCGCGCATCGAGGAAACCTGGGAAGACCCCGATGAAATGAGCGACCCCTGCGGTGAGGACAGCCACATGCCGGTGCCCGGCCTGGTGCATCGCTACCCGGACCGCGTGCTGTTTCTCGTGACCGACCGCTGCGCCAGCTACTGCCGCTACTGCACGCGCAGCCGCGTCGTCTCCGGTGTGGGCGAGCAGGAACTGCACATCGAGTTCGAGGCCGCGTTCCGTTATCTGGAGCGCCACACGGAAATCCGCGACGTGCTGCTCTCCGGCGGCGATCCCCTGCTCTTCTCCGACGCCAAGCTCGGCGCGCTGCTCACCCGCCTGCGCGCAATCAAGCACATCGAGTTCATCCGCATCGGCAGCCGCGTGCCGATTTTCCTGCCACAACGCATCACGCCCGAGCTGTGCCGCATGCTGCAAAAGCACCATCCGCTGTGGCTCAGCATCCACACCAATCATCCGCGTGAACTCACGACGGAAGTGCGCGATGGCCTGGCGCTGCTCGCGAACCACGGCGTGCCGCTGGGCAATCAAAGCGTGCTGCTGCGCGGTGTGAACGACAAGGCAGACATCATGAAGAGTCTCGTGCACAAGCTGCTCATGTGCCGCGTGCGGCCCTACTACCTCTACCAGTGCGATCTGATCCAGGGTTCCTCCCATCTGCGCACCAGCGTGGCCGACGGCATTGACATCATCGAGCAACTGCGCGGCCACACCACCGGCTATGCCATCCCGCAGTTCGTCATCGACGCCCCCGGCGGCGGCGGCAAAGTCCCGCTGAATCCCGACTACGTCCTGCTGCGCGACGAACAGCGCGTGCTCATCCGCAACTACGAAGGCAAGACCTTCGAGTATCCCGAACCGGTGCTGGTGCGGCGGTGA
- a CDS encoding transposase, whose protein sequence is MPRSIRIQSAGAYYHVMARGNRREEIFHDDDDRRFFLHTLSQACEMTGWHVQAWVLMSNHYHLFLQTPEPNLVAGMAWLQNTLTRRYNVRHRKWGRLFGDRYKAVVVEGEDRYHYQTLMDYIHLNPVRARIIQPKVGQSVLDYPWSSLAGGYALPPRKRAKWLDVESGLKAFSLPDTTPGRRRMVERLDRRAVSEEIKSCGVPPQSEEMDARSSHLRRGWYWGTQAFGEAMRKLAGALVSKRAPKSRSYRGNPHVAGHGEKQAEDWLKEGLKAAGLKASELRTLKGSDPRKLLLADLLWRHTTVSQEWLAEKLAMKSAANVSQQLRRLDRKKARVGLPEAMRSFLDESTPS, encoded by the coding sequence ATGCCACGCAGCATCCGCATTCAATCCGCCGGGGCTTATTACCACGTCATGGCCCGTGGCAACCGGCGCGAGGAAATCTTCCACGATGACGATGACCGGCGCTTCTTTCTGCACACGCTGAGCCAGGCCTGTGAGATGACCGGCTGGCACGTGCAGGCTTGGGTGCTGATGAGCAATCACTATCATCTCTTCCTCCAGACGCCGGAGCCGAACCTTGTGGCGGGCATGGCTTGGCTGCAAAACACGCTCACGCGTCGTTACAACGTGCGGCATCGAAAGTGGGGGCGGCTGTTTGGCGACCGCTACAAAGCAGTGGTGGTGGAGGGCGAGGACCGTTACCATTACCAGACGTTGATGGACTACATCCACCTCAATCCCGTGCGGGCGCGGATCATCCAGCCCAAGGTGGGCCAGAGTGTGCTGGACTATCCATGGAGCAGCCTCGCGGGCGGTTACGCGCTGCCGCCCAGGAAGCGAGCGAAGTGGCTGGATGTGGAGAGCGGGCTGAAGGCCTTCAGCTTGCCGGACACGACGCCGGGCCGCCGCCGGATGGTCGAGCGGCTGGACCGGCGCGCGGTGAGCGAGGAAATCAAGAGCTGCGGGGTGCCGCCGCAGTCCGAGGAGATGGATGCGCGCAGCAGCCACCTGCGGCGCGGGTGGTATTGGGGCACGCAGGCCTTCGGCGAGGCGATGCGCAAGCTGGCCGGGGCACTGGTCAGTAAACGTGCGCCCAAGTCACGCAGCTACCGGGGTAATCCGCATGTGGCCGGGCACGGGGAGAAGCAGGCGGAGGACTGGCTGAAGGAGGGACTCAAAGCCGCCGGACTGAAAGCGTCGGAGCTGAGGACGCTGAAGGGATCGGACCCGCGGAAGCTGTTGCTGGCGGACCTGCTGTGGCGGCACACAACGGTGTCACAGGAATGGCTGGCGGAGAAGCTGGCGATGAAGTCGGCGGCGAACGTGAGCCAGCAGTTGCGGCGTCTGGACCGTAAGAAGGCGCGGGTAGGACTGCCGGAGGCGATGCGGAGCTTTTTGGACGAATCCACACCGTCATGA
- a CDS encoding efflux RND transporter permease subunit, giving the protein MIAWFARNGVAANLLMLAVMGMGFWTLWTGRIPLEVFPDMPSRFISVNVPYPGATPEEVEETIVLRIEEAIQQVAGIKRIVSTASSSGGNVMMEIDDADLARQIMDDVKIRVDAIPNFPALAERPIIQHDDFMSSVISVILSADMAERDLRRLGEQVRDEISALPGISHANLTGVRDYEISIEIPEARLRKYGLTLDQISAAIRSSAIDLPAGVVQTEAGDVSIRTRGRAYSGNDYARIVILTRPDGTKLTLGEIANITDGFNENPMISRLDGKRCVSITVMREGSQNAIHIAETVKDYILDKNQRFPDGVRLEFMGDRSKIVKGRINLLLQNARSSLILVFICVGLFLRLDAVFWVAVGMVMAFLGAFALMPLFGLSINLSSVFGFILVLGIVVDDAIVTSEQVDTMRQQGFSALDAAIEGTRRLAAPITFGVLTTIVAFLPMAFGFGDFGVMFQPISIVFICVMVLALMETKLILPSHLAHRTPIISAAADALDPIHRFSERQLARFVDVVYRPSLRFCLKNRYSVLAAVFGGLGVLFSVFFSDRIATALFPRVASERIECRLTMLDGTPFEVTDGHISRIYEIAEQMRKEYVGPDGILVVRSIISNSGMTGGSRGSSGGSGSHRGEVIMETYGPEERTLQVSTVDMAADWRKRIGTIVGAEEMTFRAEIMRSGDPIDIQLTGTNPDELLAMSERIKAQISTIAGVFDVSDSLDSGRNEIQLRLKPEASQFGFTVTDLARQVRAVFFGDEVQRIQRGRNEVKVMLRYPKDDRKSLATLDTLRVRAANGLEIPFARVAEAKVGKSFTSIKRVDRRRALNISADVNKVTTNPTVVREALRPFIETLLADHPHIGWSFEGEARSERESQSALWLSSILVLFGLYGLMAIPFKSYIQPFIVLLVIPFGVVGATLGHVVHGMPLSLMSLCGILACSGVIVNDTLVLVDRINELRDETGDMTHAVTEGGASRFRAIFLTQITTFVGLMPLIFNFGPLVDHSPPVIKQILEWIFGDNRSAQATSAQFLTPMSVAMGYGSLIATVITLYLVPMCYLALEDILKLVRRLLSFARFSPQVDAPAEAS; this is encoded by the coding sequence ATGATCGCCTGGTTTGCCCGCAACGGTGTCGCCGCCAATCTTCTCATGCTCGCTGTCATGGGGATGGGTTTCTGGACGCTGTGGACCGGCCGCATTCCTCTGGAGGTCTTTCCGGACATGCCCTCCCGCTTCATCTCGGTGAACGTGCCGTATCCCGGCGCCACGCCGGAGGAGGTGGAGGAAACCATCGTCCTGCGCATTGAGGAGGCCATCCAGCAGGTCGCGGGCATCAAGCGCATCGTCTCCACCGCCTCCTCCAGCGGCGGGAATGTGATGATGGAGATCGACGACGCGGACCTGGCCCGCCAGATCATGGACGACGTGAAGATCCGCGTGGACGCCATCCCCAATTTCCCCGCGCTGGCCGAGCGGCCCATCATCCAGCACGACGACTTCATGAGCTCCGTCATCAGCGTGATCCTCTCCGCCGACATGGCGGAGCGCGATCTGCGCCGCCTCGGCGAGCAGGTGCGGGATGAAATTTCCGCCCTGCCCGGCATCTCCCACGCCAATCTCACCGGCGTGCGCGATTACGAGATCAGCATCGAGATCCCCGAGGCCCGCCTGCGCAAGTACGGCCTCACGCTGGATCAAATCAGCGCCGCCATCCGCAGCAGCGCCATCGACCTGCCTGCGGGCGTCGTGCAGACGGAAGCAGGCGATGTCTCCATCCGCACACGAGGCCGCGCTTACAGTGGCAACGACTACGCGCGCATCGTCATCCTCACCCGTCCGGACGGCACCAAGCTCACGCTCGGCGAGATCGCGAACATCACCGACGGCTTCAACGAGAATCCGATGATCTCCCGTCTCGACGGCAAGCGCTGCGTCTCCATCACCGTCATGCGCGAGGGCAGCCAGAACGCCATCCACATCGCCGAGACGGTCAAAGACTACATCCTCGACAAAAACCAGCGCTTCCCGGACGGCGTGCGGCTCGAGTTCATGGGCGACCGCTCCAAGATCGTGAAGGGCCGCATCAATCTGCTGCTGCAAAATGCCCGCAGCAGCCTCATCCTCGTTTTCATCTGCGTGGGCCTTTTTTTGCGGCTCGACGCCGTCTTCTGGGTGGCCGTGGGCATGGTCATGGCCTTCCTCGGCGCCTTCGCGCTCATGCCCTTGTTTGGCCTTTCAATCAATCTCTCCTCCGTCTTCGGTTTCATCCTCGTGCTCGGCATCGTCGTCGATGATGCCATCGTGACCTCGGAGCAGGTCGATACGATGCGACAGCAAGGATTCTCGGCGCTGGACGCGGCCATCGAGGGCACGCGCCGTCTCGCCGCGCCCATCACCTTCGGCGTGCTCACCACCATCGTCGCCTTCCTGCCCATGGCCTTCGGCTTTGGCGACTTTGGCGTCATGTTCCAGCCCATCTCGATCGTTTTCATCTGTGTCATGGTTTTGGCGCTGATGGAGACGAAGCTGATCCTTCCCAGCCACCTGGCACACCGCACGCCCATCATCAGCGCCGCCGCCGATGCGCTCGATCCCATCCACCGCTTCTCCGAACGGCAACTGGCCCGCTTCGTGGATGTCGTCTATCGCCCCTCGCTGCGCTTCTGCCTCAAAAACCGCTACAGCGTGCTCGCCGCCGTGTTTGGTGGTCTCGGCGTGCTCTTCTCCGTGTTTTTCAGCGACCGCATCGCCACCGCGCTCTTTCCACGCGTGGCCAGCGAGCGCATCGAGTGCCGCCTCACCATGCTCGACGGCACGCCCTTTGAAGTCACCGACGGCCACATCTCCCGCATCTACGAGATCGCCGAGCAGATGCGCAAAGAGTACGTCGGGCCCGATGGCATCCTCGTCGTGCGCAGCATCATCTCGAATTCCGGCATGACCGGCGGCTCCCGAGGTTCCTCCGGTGGCAGCGGCAGCCACCGTGGCGAGGTGATCATGGAAACCTACGGCCCCGAGGAGCGCACGCTGCAAGTGAGCACCGTCGATATGGCCGCCGACTGGCGCAAACGCATCGGCACCATTGTGGGAGCCGAGGAAATGACCTTCCGCGCCGAGATCATGCGCAGCGGCGATCCCATCGACATCCAGCTCACCGGCACCAATCCCGACGAACTCCTCGCCATGTCCGAGCGCATCAAGGCGCAGATCTCCACCATCGCCGGCGTCTTCGATGTCTCCGACAGCCTCGACTCCGGACGCAATGAGATTCAACTGCGTCTCAAGCCCGAAGCCAGCCAGTTCGGCTTCACCGTCACCGACCTCGCCCGCCAGGTCCGCGCCGTTTTCTTCGGCGATGAAGTCCAGCGCATCCAGCGTGGCCGCAACGAGGTCAAGGTCATGCTCCGTTACCCGAAGGACGACCGCAAATCCCTCGCCACGCTCGACACATTGCGTGTCCGTGCCGCCAACGGCCTCGAAATCCCCTTCGCCCGCGTCGCCGAGGCGAAAGTCGGCAAGAGCTTCACCTCCATCAAGCGCGTGGACCGCCGCCGCGCTCTCAACATCTCCGCCGACGTCAACAAGGTCACCACCAATCCCACCGTTGTCCGCGAAGCCCTGCGTCCCTTCATCGAAACGCTTCTCGCCGACCATCCGCACATCGGCTGGAGCTTTGAAGGCGAGGCCCGTTCCGAACGCGAGAGCCAGTCCGCCCTTTGGCTCTCCTCCATCCTCGTGCTGTTCGGCCTTTACGGCCTTATGGCCATCCCGTTCAAGAGCTACATCCAGCCTTTCATCGTGCTGCTGGTCATTCCCTTCGGCGTCGTCGGCGCCACGCTGGGCCATGTTGTCCACGGCATGCCGCTCAGCCTCATGAGCCTGTGCGGCATCCTCGCCTGCTCCGGCGTCATTGTGAACGACACCCTCGTCCTCGTCGATCGCATCAACGAGCTGCGGGATGAAACCGGCGACATGACGCACGCTGTCACTGAAGGCGGCGCCTCCCGCTTCCGCGCCATCTTTTTGACGCAAATCACCACCTTCGTCGGTTTGATGCCGCTCATCTTCAACTTCGGCCCTCTCGTCGATCACTCGCCGCCCGTCATCAAACAGATCCTCGAATGGATCTTCGGCGACAATCGCAGCGCCCAGGCCACCAGCGCCCAGTTCCTCACCCCCATGTCCGTCGCCATGGGCTACGGCAGCCTCATCGCCACCGTGATCACGCTGTATCTCGTGCCGATGTGCTATCTCGCGCTCGAAGACATCCTCAAGCTCGTGCGCCGGCTGCTGTCCTTCGCACGTTTCTCCCCGCAGGTCGATGCTCCTGCCGAAGCCTCCTGA
- a CDS encoding heme-dependent oxidative N-demethylase subunit alpha family protein, whose amino-acid sequence MPDWLRLLPDADYRPQMNLRPGDARSYWQPSPEAESVLAERRRCLVDTPERYLRILPEGHEAVNEALAFIMALLERPACTPEQAAVELEPDWIVLSGDAERSHPVLGGAVIFPSSWAFEDKIGKPLHEVHAPVPGLQSSLGTSITTFLNRLAPHAAWERDNWGLSADPTLNHHPAIPIRRLAAAATLTNTWLRLEQQFLTRLPATNAILFGIRVTNHRLDHVVALPEAAQRLARILTSMSGEFAHYKGLQTARAPLVTALTRAAASSHT is encoded by the coding sequence ATGCCCGACTGGCTCCGCCTTCTTCCTGACGCCGATTATCGCCCGCAAATGAACCTGCGGCCCGGTGACGCGCGAAGTTACTGGCAGCCTTCCCCCGAAGCAGAGTCCGTCCTCGCCGAACGCCGCCGCTGTCTGGTGGACACGCCCGAACGCTACCTGCGCATTCTGCCTGAAGGTCACGAAGCCGTGAACGAGGCCCTCGCCTTCATCATGGCCCTGCTCGAACGTCCTGCCTGCACGCCAGAGCAGGCCGCCGTCGAACTCGAACCTGATTGGATTGTCCTGTCCGGCGATGCGGAGCGCTCGCATCCCGTCCTTGGCGGCGCGGTCATCTTTCCTTCCAGTTGGGCGTTTGAAGACAAGATCGGCAAACCCTTGCACGAGGTTCACGCGCCCGTTCCCGGCCTGCAAAGCAGTCTCGGCACCTCAATCACCACCTTCCTCAATCGCCTTGCCCCGCATGCCGCCTGGGAACGCGACAACTGGGGCCTCAGCGCTGATCCCACACTCAATCATCACCCCGCCATTCCGATCCGCCGTCTCGCCGCCGCAGCCACGCTCACCAACACCTGGCTTCGTCTCGAACAGCAATTTCTTACCCGCCTTCCCGCCACCAATGCCATCCTGTTCGGCATCCGTGTCACCAATCACCGCCTCGATCACGTCGTGGCCCTCCCCGAAGCCGCTCAACGGCTCGCACGCATCCTCACGAGCATGTCCGGCGAGTTCGCTCACTACAAAGGCCTGCAAACGGCCCGCGCACCTCTCGTGACCGCGCTTACCAGAGCAGCAGCATCATCACACACATGA
- a CDS encoding type II CAAX endopeptidase family protein, whose product MESAASPPPLPQAMNYRHSKLGLVLALCVITACAVFVVRVQTMEREEPTSEVRPNRMLELMARYAVGVKSFMEGDGQLCQRNVELDAALLGDLTAHSRTDEDVLRLLMLKGWMADQPPDEAKMTALAQKNESLKADMAMLGRLSSIQDVAADEDWKLFFKRHGWMAQLARAQTLDAKDPARQMVVQQGMSTAMVLIFGMMLGMLAAVGGLVLMIWGIRRWRGGKLRLTLGRRSREHGAVLIEGFAIYLLLFLLLAWLLRLLPVSWPRWAAYGPALAALILGMLWPLLRGMQRPLWRETLGLHRGAGWFKEMGTGVLGWLAALPLLVLGMIAASWITKFTGQFPSHPIVEVFAGDGWAKLGAVVLAVVWAPVSEEVMFRGLLFPGLSAWLRWLLGMILAAFVFAVIHPQGWAGVPAIMALAGTFSLLRMWRQSLIAPMTAHALNNGIMCVMMLLLW is encoded by the coding sequence ATGGAATCTGCCGCCTCACCACCGCCGCTGCCTCAGGCAATGAACTATCGTCATTCCAAACTGGGCCTGGTGCTGGCGCTCTGTGTGATCACCGCGTGCGCGGTGTTTGTCGTGCGGGTGCAGACGATGGAGCGTGAAGAACCTACCTCAGAGGTGAGGCCGAACCGCATGCTGGAGCTGATGGCACGCTATGCGGTGGGAGTGAAGAGCTTTATGGAAGGAGACGGGCAATTATGTCAAAGGAATGTGGAACTGGATGCAGCTCTGCTGGGAGATTTGACCGCTCATTCACGCACGGATGAGGACGTGCTGCGCCTTTTGATGCTGAAGGGCTGGATGGCGGATCAACCGCCAGATGAGGCGAAAATGACCGCTCTTGCGCAAAAGAACGAGAGTTTGAAGGCGGATATGGCGATGCTGGGAAGGTTGTCATCCATTCAAGACGTGGCTGCTGATGAAGATTGGAAGCTGTTTTTCAAACGGCATGGCTGGATGGCTCAACTGGCACGCGCCCAGACGTTGGATGCCAAAGATCCGGCGCGGCAGATGGTGGTGCAGCAGGGCATGAGCACGGCGATGGTTCTGATCTTTGGCATGATGTTGGGAATGCTGGCGGCGGTCGGCGGGCTGGTGCTCATGATTTGGGGCATCCGGCGCTGGCGTGGCGGAAAGCTGCGTCTGACGCTTGGCCGGCGCAGTCGTGAGCACGGGGCTGTGTTGATCGAGGGTTTTGCGATTTATCTGCTGCTGTTTTTGCTGCTGGCGTGGCTGTTGCGCCTGCTGCCGGTGTCATGGCCGCGTTGGGCGGCTTACGGGCCTGCGCTGGCGGCTTTGATCCTCGGCATGCTGTGGCCGCTGCTGCGTGGCATGCAGCGGCCGCTGTGGCGTGAGACGCTGGGACTGCATCGCGGCGCTGGGTGGTTCAAGGAAATGGGCACGGGCGTGCTGGGATGGCTGGCGGCGCTGCCGCTGCTGGTGCTGGGCATGATCGCCGCGTCATGGATCACGAAGTTCACGGGCCAGTTTCCATCGCACCCGATTGTGGAGGTGTTTGCAGGCGATGGATGGGCAAAGCTGGGCGCGGTCGTGCTGGCGGTGGTGTGGGCGCCGGTTTCGGAAGAGGTGATGTTTCGCGGACTGCTGTTCCCCGGCTTGTCAGCGTGGTTGCGCTGGCTGCTGGGCATGATTTTAGCCGCGTTTGTATTTGCGGTGATTCATCCGCAGGGATGGGCCGGTGTGCCGGCGATCATGGCGCTGGCGGGCACGTTTTCGTTGCTGCGGATGTGGCGGCAGAGCCTGATCGCACCAATGACAGCGCACGCGCTGAACAACGGGATCATGTGTGTGATGATGCTGCTGCTCTGGTAA
- a CDS encoding acetylxylan esterase — MRTLLVLALATTALAQTPRPGVNYDESKVGNHPLPDLKLTTVEEWTNKRRPEILKLFEVHVFGKTPTSIGTPKFEVTATKTDALGGLATRKFIHISLPDRPAWPGMDVMLYTPNATKAAPCFVGLSFGGNHAVSKETDVPLNTRWMRDNKEKNIVNHRATEASRGTESSRWPLEMILKRGFAVATAYYGDIEPDHADGWKEGLRAAVSKDGANTVWKDGEWGAIGAWSWGLSRIVDYLETDQLIDSKHLAVIGHSRLGKTSLWAGAQDKRFGFVISNNSGEGGAALMRRDFGETTAIITKAFPHWFTPKYASYANNAAACPIDMHMLIALAAPRPIYIASAVEDQWADPKGEFLSGKFADPVYALFGKKGVVADEHPAIDTPVGDFIGYHVRTGKHDVTDFDWTQYMNFASRHWVK, encoded by the coding sequence ATGCGCACTCTCCTTGTTCTCGCTCTCGCCACCACCGCCCTTGCCCAAACGCCCCGCCCCGGTGTGAACTACGACGAATCCAAAGTAGGTAACCACCCGCTGCCCGATTTAAAGCTCACCACGGTTGAGGAGTGGACCAACAAACGCCGTCCTGAAATCCTGAAGCTTTTCGAGGTCCATGTCTTCGGCAAAACACCCACTAGCATCGGTACGCCCAAGTTTGAAGTCACTGCCACGAAGACGGATGCTCTCGGCGGTCTCGCCACGCGCAAATTCATCCACATCTCGCTGCCAGATCGGCCCGCATGGCCCGGCATGGATGTAATGCTCTACACGCCCAATGCCACCAAGGCCGCGCCCTGCTTCGTCGGCCTCAGCTTCGGCGGCAACCACGCCGTCAGCAAAGAAACCGACGTTCCGCTCAACACTCGTTGGATGCGCGACAACAAAGAGAAGAACATCGTCAATCATCGTGCCACGGAAGCCTCACGCGGCACCGAAAGCAGCCGCTGGCCGCTCGAAATGATTCTCAAACGCGGCTTTGCCGTCGCCACCGCCTACTATGGCGACATCGAGCCTGACCACGCCGACGGCTGGAAGGAAGGACTGCGTGCCGCCGTCAGCAAAGATGGCGCGAACACGGTTTGGAAAGATGGCGAGTGGGGCGCCATCGGCGCTTGGTCTTGGGGGCTCAGCCGCATCGTTGATTACCTCGAAACCGACCAGCTCATCGACTCCAAGCATCTCGCCGTCATCGGCCATTCACGTCTCGGCAAAACCTCTCTCTGGGCCGGAGCACAGGACAAACGCTTTGGCTTTGTGATCTCCAACAACTCCGGCGAAGGCGGAGCCGCTTTGATGCGCCGCGACTTCGGCGAAACCACCGCCATCATCACCAAGGCCTTCCCGCACTGGTTCACGCCCAAGTATGCGAGCTACGCCAACAACGCCGCCGCCTGTCCCATCGACATGCACATGCTCATCGCCCTCGCCGCGCCACGTCCCATCTACATCGCCAGCGCTGTCGAAGACCAGTGGGCCGATCCCAAGGGCGAATTCCTCTCCGGCAAGTTCGCCGATCCCGTGTATGCCCTGTTCGGCAAAAAAGGTGTCGTGGCTGACGAACACCCCGCCATCGACACCCCTGTCGGCGATTTCATCGGCTACCACGTCCGCACCGGTAAACACGATGTCACCGACTTCGACTGGACCCAATACATGAACTTCGCCTCACGGCATTGGGTGAAGTGA
- a CDS encoding ROK family protein, which produces MPAKKASKKPAKAAKAPKKLRSVPFWIGFDLGGTKMMASVLDANYNVLGSARKSTNGSDGAAKGRNKIVKAIHEAIAEAGVNPKGIQGIGIGCPGLVNPEKGILIFAPNLGWSNMALRKLLQSEFKAPVAVLNDVDAGTYGEYALGAGKGARSLLGVFPGTGVGAGFVYNGQIIMGRAISAMELGNILLPGTHIGSPVFGTVTLEDLTSRLALASQAGLACYRGQLPDLDKKTEGALRSIRSKSLANAFRSGEDAAMVMFRNSIRYLGMGVATVVNLLAPDRITLGGGLVEELPGLYLNLLKEEVDRYAIPELAKGVKYSLAKLGGQAVAAGAVAWMRHEKE; this is translated from the coding sequence ATGCCAGCTAAAAAAGCATCCAAAAAACCAGCCAAGGCCGCCAAAGCTCCGAAAAAACTCCGCAGCGTGCCGTTCTGGATCGGCTTCGATCTCGGTGGCACGAAGATGATGGCCTCGGTGCTCGACGCGAACTACAACGTGCTCGGCTCCGCGCGCAAATCGACCAACGGTTCCGACGGTGCCGCCAAAGGACGCAACAAAATCGTCAAAGCCATTCATGAGGCGATTGCAGAGGCCGGAGTGAACCCCAAAGGCATCCAGGGCATCGGCATCGGTTGTCCCGGCCTCGTGAATCCGGAGAAGGGCATCCTGATTTTCGCCCCGAACCTCGGCTGGTCGAACATGGCGCTGCGCAAGCTGCTGCAAAGTGAGTTCAAGGCCCCGGTGGCCGTCTTGAATGATGTCGATGCCGGAACCTACGGTGAGTACGCCCTCGGCGCTGGCAAAGGCGCGCGTTCGCTGCTCGGTGTGTTTCCGGGCACGGGTGTGGGCGCTGGCTTCGTGTACAATGGCCAGATCATCATGGGCCGCGCCATTTCAGCCATGGAACTCGGCAACATTCTGCTGCCCGGCACGCACATCGGCAGCCCGGTGTTTGGCACGGTCACGCTCGAGGACCTCACCAGCCGCCTCGCGCTCGCCTCGCAGGCCGGTCTCGCCTGCTACCGCGGCCAGCTTCCTGATCTCGACAAAAAGACCGAAGGCGCGCTCCGCAGCATCCGCAGCAAGTCGCTCGCCAACGCCTTCCGCAGCGGCGAGGACGCGGCGATGGTCATGTTCCGCAATTCCATCCGCTACCTCGGCATGGGCGTCGCCACGGTCGTCAATCTGCTCGCCCCGGACCGCATCACGCTCGGCGGCGGACTCGTCGAAGAACTCCCCGGCCTCTACCTGAACCTGCTCAAAGAAGAGGTCGATCGTTACGCCATTCCTGAACTCGCCAAAGGTGTGAAATATTCGCTCGCCAAACTCGGCGGCCAGGCCGTGGCCGCCGGTGCGGTGGCGTGGATGCGCCATGAAAAGGAATGA